One Schistocerca nitens isolate TAMUIC-IGC-003100 chromosome 1, iqSchNite1.1, whole genome shotgun sequence DNA segment encodes these proteins:
- the LOC126199519 gene encoding uncharacterized protein LOC126199519, with the protein MQGSPTCPHPTGSSSMQGSPTCPLPTGSSSIKGSLTCPHPAGSSSMQGSPTCPHPTGSSSIQGSPTCPHPTGSSSIKGSLTCPHPAGSSSMQGSPTCPHPTGTSSIKGSPTCPHPTGSSSMQGSLTCPHLTGSSSLQGSPTCPHPTGSSSIKASLTCPHPTVSSSMQGSPTFPHPTGSSSMQGSPTCPHPTGSSSKKGSLTCPHPTGSSYIQGSPTCPHPTGSSSIKGSLACPHPTGSSSMHGSPTCPHPTGSSSMQGSPTCPLPTGSSSIKGSLTCPHPTGCSSIQGSPTCPHPTGSSSIKGPPTCPHPTGSSSIKGSLTCHHPTRSSSMQGSPTCPHPTGSSSIKGSLTCPHPTGSSSMQGSPTCPHPPGSSSIMGSLTCPHPTGSSSMQGSPTCPHPTGSSSIKGSLTCPHPTGSSSMQGSPIFPHAT; encoded by the coding sequence atgcagggatcacctacatgccctcaccccacaggatccagctctatgcagggatcacctacatgccctctccccacaggatccagctccataaagggatcacttacatgccctcaccccgcaggatccagctctatgcagggatcacctacatgccctcaccccacaggatccagctctatacagggatcacctacatgccctcaccccacaggatccagctctataaagggatcacttacatgccctcaccccgcaggatccagctctatgcagggatcacctacatgccctcaccccacaggaaccagctctataaagggatcacctacatgccctcaccccacaggatccagctctatgcagggatcacttacatgccctcacctcacaggatccagctctttgcagggatcacctacatgccctcaccccacaggatccagctctataaaggcatcacttacatgccctcaccccacagtgtccagctctatgcagggatcacctacattccctcaccccacaggatccagctctatgcagggatcacctacatgccctcaccccacaggatccagctctaaaaagggatcacttacatgccctcaccccacaggatccagctatatacagggatcacctacatgccctcaccccacaggatccagctctataaagggatcacttgcatgccctcaccccacaggatccagctctatgcacggATCACCTACTTGCccacaccccacaggatccagctctatgcagggatcacctacatgccctctccccacaggatccagctctataaagggatcacttacatgccctcaccccacaggatgcagctctatacagggatcacctacatgtcctcaccccacaggatccagctctataaagggaccacctacatgccctcaccccacaggatccagctctataaagggatcacttacatgccatcaccccacacgatccagctccatgcagggatcacccacatgccctcaccccacaggatccagctctataaagggatcacttacatgccctcaccccacaggatctagctctatgcagggatcacctacatgccctcaccccccaggatccagctctataatgggatcacttacatgccctcaccccacaggatccagctctatgcagggatcacctacatgccctcaccccacaggatccagctctataaagggatcacttacatgccctcaccccacaggatccagctctatgcagggatcacctatatTCCCTCACGCCAcatga
- the LOC126199374 gene encoding uncharacterized protein LOC126199374 translates to MQGSPTCIHPTGSSSVQGSPTCPHPTGSSIIQGSPTCPHPTGSSSINGSLACPHPTGYSSMQGSPTCPHPTGSSSMQGSPTCPHPTGSSSIKGSLTCPHPTGSNSIQGSPTCPHPTGSSSIKGAPTCPHPTGSSSIMGSLTCPHPTRSSSMQGSPTCPHPTGTSSIKGSLTCPHPTGSSSMQGSPTCPHPTGSSSIKGSLTCPHPTGSSSMQGSPTCHHPTGSSFIKGSLTCTHPTGSSCMQGSPTCPHPPGSSSMQGSPTCPHPTVSSSMQGSPTYPHPTGSSSIKGSLTRPHPTRSSSIQGPPTCPHPTGSSSMQGSRTCPHPTGSSSMQGSPTCPHPTGS, encoded by the coding sequence atgcagggatcacctacatgcattcaccccacaggatccagctctgtgcagggatcacctacatgccctcaccccacaggatccagcattatacagggatcacctacatgcccacaccccacaggatccagctctataaatggATCACttgcatgccctcaccccacaggatacagctctatgcagggatcacctacatgccctcaccccacaggatccagctctatgcagggatcacctacatgccctcaccccacaggatccagctctataaagggatcacttacatgtcctcaccccacaggatccaactctatacagggatcacctacatgtcctcaccccacaggatccagctctataaagggagcacctacatgccctcaccccacaggatcaagCTCTATaatgggatcacttacatgccctcaccccacacgatccagctctatgcagggatcacccacatgccctcaccccacaggaaccagctctataaagggatcacttacatgccctcaccccacaggatccagctctatgcagggatcacctacatgccctcaccccacaggatccagctctataaagggatcacttacatgccctcaccccacaggatccagctctatgcagggatcacctacatgccatcaccccacaggatccagctttattaagggatcacttacatgcactcaccccacaggatccagctgtaTGCAGGGATCACCAACATGCCCTCACCccccaggatccagctctatgcagggatcacctacatgccctcaccccacagtttccagctctatgcagggatcacctacataccctcaccccacaggatccagctctataaagggatcacttacacgccctcaccccacacgatccagctctatacagggaccacctacatgccctcaccccacaggatccagctctatgcagggatcacgtacatgccctcaccccacaggatccagctctatgcagggatcacctacatgccctcaccccacaggatcctga